One Kribbella sp. NBC_00662 genomic region harbors:
- the pepN gene encoding aminopeptidase N, with protein MPSLTVDGARTRAAALSVQSYDVDLDLTQGDRTFGSTTTIRFQATSPSTWLDVKPDELTSVTLNGTAVDVAGLNDGRLDLTGLQPDNELVVVASMLYSHDGEGLHRAVDAADGLVYTYAMSFLDAAPRIFACFDQPDLKAPYRMTVTAPEEWLVLGNGAATQVSPGRWELAETKPLSTYFVTVVAGPYHQVTDAHDGIALSVVSRQSLKDALDREAADIFEVSKQSFDEYHRMFGYRYPFGEYHQAFVPEFNAGAMENPGCVTFRDSMVFRSTVTDGERSQRARTIVHEMAHQWFGDTVTMKWWNDLWLNESFAEYMAHRVSTAATRYTDNWIDFAYIRKWWGLQADQRSSTHPVAADAVKDALASLDDFDGISYAKGAAVLKQLVAYLGDDVFLAGVNAHIAANEFGNATFADLLGKWTEAGAVGLDDWAQAWLRTPGVDTITASRTATGIKLQRKAPAAYPASRPHKLAVGGYDADGRGTTVDVLIDGDEVDVDLDPSIAVVVPDAGDDSWAKIRLDEQSLANLATVVPKIEDGVTRAVVLNSIRDAVADAELDPKIGFDVVLGLLPTETSDIAVGTMLNWANSQVLGVYLPYEPYRGQLADVLRARLETVETGSSVQLSVARGFARFTDDADRLKGWLAGDGVPDGVTMDADLRWIVMLQLARLGAIGEAEIDAELERDSSSEGVVHATRCRAALPTAAAKERAWAQIMTDADLPNYELYAAAEGFWHPTQSDLTASYVDRYFAEIAGTEKLRSGWVVATSAKLAFPRYSIEQRVVDRAADLIADESIVAGIRRSVADSADDLKRALAVRSAFAS; from the coding sequence ATGCCGAGTCTCACCGTCGACGGCGCCCGCACTCGGGCCGCCGCGCTTTCCGTCCAGTCGTACGACGTCGATCTCGACCTGACCCAGGGCGATCGGACGTTCGGGTCCACCACCACGATCAGGTTCCAGGCGACGAGCCCGTCGACCTGGCTGGACGTGAAACCGGACGAGCTGACCTCGGTCACGCTCAACGGCACGGCCGTCGACGTGGCCGGCCTGAACGACGGACGCCTCGACCTGACCGGCCTGCAGCCGGACAACGAACTGGTCGTCGTCGCCTCGATGCTGTACTCGCACGACGGCGAGGGTCTGCACCGCGCGGTCGACGCCGCCGACGGTCTCGTCTACACGTACGCGATGTCGTTCCTCGACGCCGCCCCGCGGATCTTCGCCTGCTTCGACCAGCCCGACCTCAAGGCGCCGTACCGGATGACGGTGACCGCGCCGGAGGAGTGGCTGGTGCTCGGCAACGGCGCCGCGACCCAGGTCTCCCCCGGTCGCTGGGAGCTCGCCGAGACCAAGCCGCTCTCGACGTACTTCGTCACCGTGGTGGCGGGGCCGTACCACCAGGTCACCGACGCGCATGACGGCATCGCCCTCAGCGTGGTCTCGCGGCAGTCGCTGAAGGACGCGCTGGACCGTGAGGCCGCGGACATCTTCGAGGTCAGCAAGCAGTCGTTCGACGAGTACCACCGGATGTTCGGCTACCGGTACCCGTTCGGTGAGTACCACCAGGCATTCGTGCCCGAGTTCAACGCCGGCGCGATGGAGAACCCGGGCTGCGTCACCTTCCGCGACTCGATGGTGTTCCGGTCAACGGTCACCGACGGCGAGCGCAGTCAGCGGGCCCGGACCATCGTGCACGAGATGGCGCACCAGTGGTTCGGCGACACCGTGACGATGAAGTGGTGGAACGACCTCTGGCTGAACGAGTCGTTCGCCGAGTACATGGCACACCGGGTCTCGACCGCGGCCACACGGTACACCGACAACTGGATCGACTTCGCCTACATCCGCAAGTGGTGGGGCCTGCAGGCCGACCAGCGGTCGTCGACGCACCCGGTGGCCGCCGACGCGGTCAAGGACGCGCTCGCCTCGCTCGACGACTTCGACGGCATCTCCTACGCGAAGGGCGCCGCGGTCCTCAAACAGCTCGTGGCGTACCTCGGTGACGACGTGTTCCTCGCCGGCGTCAACGCGCACATCGCGGCGAACGAGTTCGGCAACGCCACCTTCGCCGACCTGCTCGGCAAGTGGACCGAGGCCGGCGCCGTCGGCCTGGACGACTGGGCCCAGGCCTGGCTACGGACGCCCGGCGTCGACACGATCACCGCGTCGCGGACCGCGACCGGCATCAAGCTGCAGCGCAAGGCGCCGGCGGCGTACCCGGCTTCACGACCACACAAGCTGGCCGTCGGCGGGTACGACGCGGACGGCCGCGGTACGACGGTCGACGTACTGATCGACGGCGACGAGGTGGACGTCGACCTCGACCCGTCCATCGCCGTGGTCGTCCCGGACGCGGGCGACGACAGCTGGGCGAAGATCCGCCTCGACGAGCAGAGCCTCGCGAACCTGGCGACGGTGGTCCCGAAGATCGAGGACGGCGTGACGCGGGCCGTCGTACTGAACAGCATCCGGGACGCGGTCGCCGACGCGGAGCTCGACCCGAAGATCGGCTTCGACGTCGTCCTCGGCCTGCTGCCGACCGAGACCAGCGACATCGCGGTCGGCACGATGCTCAACTGGGCGAACTCGCAGGTGCTCGGCGTCTACCTGCCGTACGAGCCGTACCGCGGACAGCTCGCCGACGTACTGCGGGCGCGGCTCGAGACCGTCGAAACCGGAAGCAGCGTGCAGCTGTCGGTGGCCCGCGGGTTCGCGCGCTTCACCGACGACGCCGATCGGTTGAAGGGCTGGCTGGCCGGCGACGGCGTACCGGACGGCGTGACGATGGACGCCGACCTGCGCTGGATCGTCATGCTCCAGCTCGCCCGGCTCGGCGCGATCGGCGAGGCGGAGATCGACGCCGAGCTCGAGCGCGACTCGTCGTCCGAGGGCGTCGTGCACGCGACCCGCTGCCGGGCCGCGCTGCCGACGGCGGCCGCGAAGGAGCGGGCCTGGGCGCAGATCATGACCGACGCGGACCTGCCGAACTACGAGCTGTACGCGGCCGCCGAGGGGTTCTGGCACCCGACGCAGTCCGACCTCACCGCGTCGTACGTCGACCGCTACTTCGCGGAGATCGCGGGCACCGAGAAGTTGCGGTCCGGCTGGGTCGTCGCGACCAGCGCGAAGCTCGCGTTCCCGCGCTACTCGATCGAGCAGCGGGTCGTCGACCGGGCCGCCGACCTGATCGCCGACGAGTCGATCGTGGCCGGCATCCGGCGGTCGGTGGCCGACAGCGCGGACGACCTGAAGCGTGCGCTTGCGGTGCGTTCGGCCTTCGCGAGCTGA
- a CDS encoding aldo/keto reductase, whose protein sequence is MSDMKYRQLGDSGLTVSVVGLGCNNFGRRLDAGETDAVVNAAVDAGITLFDTADIYRGEHGFSEELLGKALGARRDEVVIATKFGGDLGGVNGPDWGVRGSRRYIRKAVESSLQRLGTDWIDLYQLHFPDPVTPIEETLAALSELVAEGKVRYIGSSQFAGWQVVDADWTARSNGLEHFISAQNQYSLLERDVEDELVPACEHLGIGILPFFPLASGLLTGKYKRGTTAPDGSRLATQPERLARADFDKIEALETFAAERDLTMIDVAIGGLAAQPAVASVIAGATKPEQIAQNVAAGTWDPTAEDLAALDELT, encoded by the coding sequence ATGAGTGATATGAAGTACCGGCAGCTGGGCGACTCGGGTCTCACCGTGAGCGTCGTTGGACTGGGGTGCAACAACTTCGGGCGGCGGCTCGATGCGGGCGAAACGGACGCGGTGGTGAACGCCGCGGTCGACGCCGGGATCACGTTGTTCGACACCGCGGACATCTACCGCGGCGAGCACGGGTTCAGCGAGGAGCTGCTCGGCAAGGCGCTCGGTGCGCGCCGCGACGAGGTCGTGATCGCGACCAAGTTCGGCGGTGACCTGGGCGGTGTGAACGGCCCGGACTGGGGTGTCCGCGGCTCCCGCCGGTACATCCGCAAGGCGGTCGAGTCGAGTCTGCAGCGGCTCGGCACCGACTGGATCGACCTCTACCAGCTGCACTTCCCGGACCCGGTGACGCCGATCGAGGAGACCCTGGCGGCGCTGTCCGAGTTGGTTGCTGAGGGCAAGGTTCGGTACATCGGCAGCTCGCAGTTCGCCGGCTGGCAGGTCGTCGACGCCGACTGGACCGCCCGGTCGAACGGGCTGGAGCACTTCATCAGCGCCCAGAACCAGTACTCGCTGCTCGAGCGCGACGTCGAGGACGAACTGGTGCCGGCCTGCGAGCACCTCGGCATCGGCATCCTGCCGTTCTTCCCGCTCGCCTCCGGTCTGCTCACCGGCAAGTACAAGCGCGGTACGACGGCACCGGACGGCAGCCGGCTCGCGACGCAGCCGGAGCGGCTGGCGCGGGCGGACTTCGACAAGATCGAGGCGCTCGAGACGTTCGCGGCCGAGCGCGACCTGACGATGATCGACGTCGCGATCGGCGGCCTGGCCGCCCAGCCCGCGGTCGCCTCGGTCATCGCCGGCGCCACCAAGCCCGAGCAGATCGCGCAGAACGTCGCCGCCGGCACCTGGGACCCGACCGCCGAGGACCTGGCCGCTCTGGACGAGCTGACGTGA
- a CDS encoding YaaA family protein, protein MTLILLPPSEGKTGRSRGRAVDLGTLSFPELNPVREQVLETLAKVSASADAFDVLDVGASLRHEVDRNTRWRTEPSVPVSELYSGVLYDALGYSTLSAGTKRRAANRLLVISAAWGALRPADRVPPYRLSMGTTLPGHGPLASVWRDPLNAALADVDGVIVDCRSSTYVAAWRPTGDQADKWVSVNVVRERDGVRTVVSHMAKHTRGLVARHLLESGKDPGTPKSLHKLIAERWNAELDRASSGWTLTVVEHD, encoded by the coding sequence GTGACGCTGATCCTCCTGCCGCCGTCCGAAGGCAAGACCGGACGGTCACGCGGTCGTGCCGTCGATCTCGGCACCCTGTCGTTCCCGGAGCTCAACCCCGTCCGCGAGCAGGTGCTCGAGACCCTGGCGAAGGTTTCCGCCTCCGCGGACGCGTTCGACGTACTAGATGTCGGCGCCTCGCTGCGGCACGAGGTCGACCGCAACACCCGCTGGCGCACCGAGCCGTCCGTGCCCGTCTCCGAGCTGTACTCCGGAGTCCTGTACGACGCCCTCGGCTACTCGACCCTGTCCGCGGGCACCAAGCGCCGCGCGGCCAACCGGCTGCTCGTCATCTCGGCGGCGTGGGGCGCACTGCGACCGGCCGACCGCGTCCCGCCGTACCGGCTCTCGATGGGTACGACGCTGCCGGGTCATGGGCCGCTCGCGTCGGTGTGGCGCGATCCGCTCAACGCCGCACTGGCCGACGTCGACGGCGTCATCGTGGACTGCCGCTCGTCGACGTACGTCGCGGCGTGGCGCCCGACCGGCGACCAGGCGGACAAGTGGGTGTCGGTGAACGTCGTCCGCGAGCGCGACGGCGTACGCACGGTCGTCTCCCACATGGCCAAGCACACCCGCGGCCTGGTCGCGCGGCACCTGCTGGAGTCCGGCAAGGACCCCGGTACGCCGAAGTCGCTGCACAAACTGATCGCCGAACGCTGGAACGCCGAGCTGGACCGCGCATCGTCGGGCTGGACGCTGACCGTCGTCGAACACGACTGA
- a CDS encoding HNH endonuclease family protein, whose amino-acid sequence MRRSIIAAVTAVAATAAWSLSAGPALAYPPTPPSASTAATQLASLTVKTEGSTSGYSRDKFPHWITQSGSCDTREEVLKRDGIGVTVDSSCQPTAGRWYSVYDATYVNESSGVDIDHIVPLAEAWKSGASGWTQARRQEFANNLTIAQLIAVSASSNRSKGDSDPSEWQPPNASVHCIYAREWIWVKYTYGLSLQSAEKTALQQMLGTC is encoded by the coding sequence ATGCGACGTTCGATCATTGCTGCCGTCACCGCTGTAGCTGCGACGGCAGCCTGGAGTCTCAGCGCCGGTCCGGCGCTCGCATACCCACCGACCCCGCCGTCGGCCAGTACGGCGGCCACCCAGCTGGCGAGCCTCACCGTGAAGACGGAGGGGTCGACGAGCGGGTACAGCCGGGACAAGTTCCCACACTGGATCACCCAGTCCGGCAGCTGCGACACGCGTGAAGAGGTTCTGAAGCGCGACGGCATCGGCGTGACCGTGGACAGCAGCTGCCAGCCGACGGCGGGCCGCTGGTACAGCGTCTACGACGCGACCTACGTCAACGAGTCGTCCGGTGTCGACATCGACCACATCGTGCCGCTCGCCGAAGCGTGGAAGTCGGGTGCCAGCGGATGGACGCAGGCGCGCCGGCAGGAGTTCGCCAACAACCTGACCATCGCTCAGCTGATCGCCGTGTCGGCGTCGAGCAACCGGTCGAAGGGCGACTCGGACCCGTCGGAGTGGCAGCCGCCGAACGCGTCGGTGCACTGCATCTATGCGCGCGAGTGGATCTGGGTGAAGTACACCTACGGCCTCTCGCTGCAGTCGGCCGAGAAGACCGCTCTGCAGCAGATGCTCGGCACTTGCTAG
- a CDS encoding transcriptional regulator TrmB — MLETVGVEPPDEEAYRALLSAPGCDVRELAGRLSRDERDLTETVGRLEKLGLLTTTSDDPVRLLPTRPDVAVDALVAVRRAELDRVRAEARVMLTELRAQEQHRPENLVEVIVGQEAIAARFAQLLNGTGDQLLVLDRPPYASRPGDSDPKVRGLLGDGVVVHGIYSPDSLDIPGGVDEAFSAADAGETSRVHPQVPMKLAVFDGKIALLPLAVDQLVDSALVVHPCALLDALIEMFWLLWDQAVPVVPSAKADPTDARLMTLLAAGFKDDAIARQLALSSRTVGRRVAELMETLGARTRFQAGIHAQRRHLLED, encoded by the coding sequence ATGCTGGAGACGGTTGGGGTGGAGCCGCCGGACGAGGAGGCCTACCGGGCGCTGCTGTCGGCGCCTGGTTGCGACGTCCGCGAGCTCGCCGGGCGACTCAGCCGCGACGAGCGCGACCTCACCGAGACAGTCGGCCGGCTGGAGAAGCTCGGTCTGCTGACCACCACCTCCGACGACCCGGTCCGGCTGCTGCCGACGCGTCCCGATGTCGCGGTCGACGCGCTGGTCGCCGTACGACGGGCCGAGCTCGACCGCGTCCGTGCCGAGGCCCGCGTCATGCTGACCGAGCTACGTGCGCAGGAGCAGCACCGCCCGGAGAACCTCGTCGAGGTGATCGTCGGCCAGGAGGCGATCGCGGCCCGGTTCGCCCAACTGCTGAACGGGACCGGGGACCAGCTCCTCGTTCTCGACCGGCCGCCGTACGCCTCGCGGCCCGGCGACTCCGATCCGAAGGTCCGCGGACTGCTCGGCGACGGAGTGGTTGTCCACGGCATCTACTCCCCAGACTCCCTGGACATCCCGGGCGGCGTCGACGAGGCCTTCAGCGCGGCCGATGCCGGCGAGACGTCGCGGGTGCATCCGCAGGTGCCGATGAAGCTGGCTGTGTTCGACGGGAAGATCGCGCTGCTGCCGCTGGCTGTGGACCAGCTGGTCGACAGTGCGCTCGTCGTACATCCGTGTGCGTTGCTCGACGCGTTGATCGAGATGTTCTGGCTGCTGTGGGACCAGGCCGTGCCGGTTGTGCCGTCGGCCAAGGCCGATCCGACGGATGCGCGGCTGATGACGCTGCTGGCCGCCGGGTTCAAGGACGACGCGATCGCGCGACAGCTCGCGCTGAGCAGCCGGACCGTCGGCCGGCGTGTGGCCGAGCTGATGGAGACGCTGGGCGCGCGGACCCGGTTTCAGGCCGGCATCCACGCCCAGCGCCGCCATCTACTGGAGGACTAG
- a CDS encoding APC family permease codes for MSENAAAAPSTGPGTGERPELKRVMGPGLLLLFVVGDILGTGVYALTGKVAGEVGGAVWLPFLCAFVVAMLTATSYLELVTKYPKAGGAAVYTHKAFGIHFLTFLLTFAVMCSGLTSASSASKAFAANFFSAAHIDPDRGSVLMITALAFMTLIALVNLRGVGESVKANVVLTCVELSGLLIVIGIGAWALIGGDGDTSRLTDFHVPDGESPFGAVTAATALAFFAMVGFEDSVNMAEETKDPVKIFPKIMLIGLSITGVIYVLVAISAVALVSPEELNKGATPLLKVVQAGAPGFPLEVFAWITMFAVANSALINMLMASRLLYGMSHEKVLPGPLGRVLRKRRTPYIAILFTTLLAFVLIGYADLAALGGTTAFLLLCVFAIVNVAVLVLRRDKVEHKHFNAPTALPVLGVVLCVYLASPLSGRASADYKIAGWLMLVGVGLWALTWLLNKYVFKRHADFDPSHLDPQGPVN; via the coding sequence ATGAGTGAAAATGCTGCCGCCGCACCGAGCACAGGACCGGGTACCGGGGAGCGCCCGGAGCTGAAGCGGGTGATGGGGCCGGGACTTCTGCTGCTGTTCGTCGTCGGCGACATCCTCGGCACCGGCGTGTACGCGCTGACCGGCAAGGTGGCCGGCGAGGTCGGCGGAGCGGTCTGGCTGCCGTTCCTGTGCGCGTTCGTCGTCGCGATGCTGACAGCGACCAGTTACCTCGAGCTCGTCACGAAGTACCCGAAGGCCGGTGGCGCCGCGGTCTACACCCACAAGGCGTTCGGGATCCACTTCCTCACGTTCCTGCTGACGTTCGCGGTGATGTGCTCGGGCCTGACCTCGGCGTCGAGTGCCTCGAAGGCGTTCGCGGCGAACTTCTTCTCCGCTGCGCACATCGATCCCGATCGCGGGTCGGTGCTGATGATCACCGCGCTGGCGTTCATGACGCTGATCGCGCTGGTGAACCTGCGCGGCGTCGGCGAGAGCGTGAAGGCGAACGTCGTACTCACCTGTGTCGAGCTGAGCGGTCTGCTGATCGTGATCGGGATCGGCGCGTGGGCGCTGATCGGCGGCGACGGCGACACGTCCCGGCTGACCGACTTCCATGTGCCCGACGGGGAGTCGCCGTTCGGCGCCGTGACCGCGGCGACCGCGCTGGCGTTCTTCGCGATGGTCGGGTTCGAGGACTCGGTGAACATGGCCGAGGAGACCAAGGACCCGGTCAAGATCTTCCCGAAGATCATGCTGATCGGCCTGTCGATCACCGGCGTCATCTACGTGCTGGTCGCGATCTCCGCGGTCGCGCTGGTCTCGCCCGAGGAGCTGAACAAGGGCGCGACGCCGCTGCTGAAGGTCGTGCAGGCCGGTGCGCCCGGGTTCCCGCTCGAGGTGTTCGCCTGGATCACGATGTTCGCGGTCGCCAACTCGGCGCTGATCAACATGCTGATGGCGAGCCGCCTGTTGTACGGGATGTCGCACGAGAAGGTGCTGCCCGGTCCGCTCGGCCGGGTCCTGCGCAAGCGGCGTACGCCGTACATCGCGATCCTGTTCACCACGCTGCTCGCGTTCGTCCTGATCGGGTACGCCGACCTGGCGGCGCTCGGTGGTACGACGGCGTTCCTGCTGCTGTGTGTGTTCGCGATCGTGAACGTCGCGGTGCTGGTGTTGCGGCGGGACAAGGTCGAGCACAAGCACTTCAACGCACCGACGGCGTTGCCGGTGCTCGGTGTGGTGCTGTGCGTGTACCTGGCGAGCCCGTTGTCCGGGCGGGCGTCGGCCGACTACAAGATCGCCGGCTGGCTGATGCTGGTCGGTGTCGGGTTGTGGGCGCTGACGTGGCTGCTGAACAAGTACGTGTTCAAGCGGCACGCCGATTTCGATCCGTCGCATCTCGATCCGCAAGGTCCGGTGAACTGA
- a CDS encoding Cmx/CmrA family chloramphenicol efflux MFS transporter, with the protein MPIAVYVLGLSIFAQGTSELMLAGLLPELATDLQVSIPRAGLLISAFALGMLVGAPVLAVLTLTWSRRTALLAFLTVFALTHIAGGLTPNYTVLLVTRIVGAFVYAGFWSVAAVTVMSLVSSDTRARAMSIVTGGLTVATIVGLPLGTVLGQHLGWRSAFWTVAGLCVLAMVGVVATVPGDRPNPATAPRLADELRVLVNARLWLAFGTTALVTATILVVFSYLAPLLTQITGLPASAVPGVLALYGLGSFIGITVGGRFADALPFHTLFISITGLVILSALLAVVTSTPVAAVAVIALLGGFGFAANPALNARVFSLAGEAPTLATATNFSAFNVGITVGPWLGGLAIDAGAGYPALGWIAVATGLAALATVLLAAFLPVSSPDLADRDATDRNRRAA; encoded by the coding sequence ATGCCAATTGCTGTCTATGTCCTTGGCCTGAGCATTTTCGCGCAAGGCACGTCCGAACTCATGCTCGCCGGACTCCTTCCCGAACTCGCCACTGACCTGCAGGTCTCGATCCCCCGGGCCGGACTGCTGATCTCCGCCTTCGCGCTCGGCATGCTGGTCGGCGCCCCGGTCCTCGCCGTCCTCACCCTCACCTGGTCCCGCCGTACGGCGCTGCTCGCCTTCCTCACCGTCTTCGCGCTGACGCACATCGCCGGCGGCCTCACCCCGAACTACACCGTCCTCCTGGTCACCCGGATCGTCGGCGCCTTCGTGTACGCCGGTTTCTGGTCGGTTGCCGCGGTCACCGTGATGTCGCTGGTCAGCAGTGACACCCGAGCTCGCGCGATGAGCATCGTCACCGGCGGCCTGACCGTCGCAACCATCGTCGGGCTGCCGCTGGGGACGGTCCTGGGCCAGCATCTCGGCTGGCGCTCCGCGTTCTGGACGGTCGCCGGGTTGTGCGTCCTGGCCATGGTGGGTGTCGTCGCCACTGTGCCCGGCGACCGGCCCAATCCCGCGACAGCACCACGCCTCGCGGATGAACTGAGAGTGCTGGTGAACGCCCGGCTGTGGCTCGCGTTCGGGACGACGGCCCTCGTCACCGCGACGATCCTCGTCGTCTTCAGCTACCTGGCACCGCTCCTGACCCAGATCACCGGCCTCCCCGCGAGCGCGGTGCCCGGCGTACTCGCCCTCTACGGTCTCGGGTCGTTCATCGGGATCACCGTCGGCGGCCGGTTCGCCGACGCCCTGCCGTTCCATACGTTGTTCATCAGCATCACCGGGTTGGTGATCCTGTCGGCGCTGCTCGCGGTCGTCACCTCCACGCCGGTCGCGGCAGTCGCGGTCATCGCCCTGCTCGGCGGCTTCGGCTTCGCCGCGAACCCCGCACTGAACGCCCGCGTGTTCAGCCTCGCGGGCGAGGCACCGACGCTCGCCACCGCGACGAACTTCTCCGCGTTCAACGTCGGCATCACCGTCGGGCCGTGGCTCGGCGGCCTGGCGATCGACGCCGGCGCGGGCTACCCCGCGCTCGGCTGGATCGCCGTCGCCACCGGGCTCGCGGCCCTCGCGACGGTCCTGCTCGCAGCCTTCCTTCCGGTCAGTTCACCGGACCTTGCGGATCGAGATGCGACGGATCGAAATCGGCGTGCCGCTTGA
- a CDS encoding rhomboid family intramembrane serine protease has protein sequence MSSQTPAKRSGRSVDTAKIGGGLKLLVLLVGLMWLSEVIDTATNGALDQYGIISREPRGLVGILTAPFLHLGFGHLISNTLPLVTLGAIIAVSGAARLFAVTAIVVVIGGFGTWLISPPNTITIGASGLVFGYASYLILRGLFNRRLGQVLIGIVVIMVWGSALFGGLLPQDGISWQGHLFGGIAGVLAAWVLSDDKQRAK, from the coding sequence ATGAGCTCGCAGACTCCGGCGAAACGCTCCGGGCGGAGTGTGGACACCGCCAAGATCGGTGGCGGGTTGAAGCTGCTCGTCCTGCTGGTGGGCCTGATGTGGCTGAGCGAGGTCATCGACACCGCGACCAACGGGGCCCTCGATCAGTACGGGATCATCTCCCGCGAACCGCGCGGCCTGGTCGGCATCCTGACCGCGCCGTTCCTGCACCTCGGCTTCGGCCATCTGATCTCGAACACGCTGCCGCTGGTCACGCTCGGCGCGATCATCGCGGTCAGCGGCGCGGCCCGGTTGTTCGCGGTGACCGCGATCGTGGTGGTGATCGGCGGCTTCGGGACCTGGCTGATCTCACCGCCGAACACGATCACGATCGGCGCGAGCGGGCTGGTCTTCGGGTACGCGTCGTACCTGATCCTGCGGGGGCTGTTCAACCGGCGGCTCGGTCAGGTGCTGATCGGGATCGTGGTGATCATGGTGTGGGGCAGTGCCCTGTTCGGTGGTCTGTTGCCGCAGGACGGGATCTCGTGGCAGGGCCATCTGTTCGGCGGGATCGCCGGGGTGCTGGCCGCGTGGGTGCTGTCCGACGACAAGCAGCGCGCTAAGTAA
- a CDS encoding threonine/serine dehydratase, translating to MTVSLEDVQQAAERIAGRVRRTPVVEVAPGLTFKLELLQHTGSFKPRGAFNRLLSAKDSGELTGQGIVAASGGNHGLAAAYAARELGVPARIFVPETTPAAKLGKLRTLEADVVQVGSEYAEAYQAALAAQDESGALLVHAYDQPEVVAGQGTVGLELLEQAGRFDTVLVAVGGGGLIAGIATAIGDNAQVIGVEPALAPTMHRALQAGGPSDGPVAGVAADSLGARRLGDLAFNAVQGHHVRSVLVEDDAIVAARKQLWYDHHLATEHGGATAYAALSSGAYEPAVGERVVVVVCGSNTDPSTLT from the coding sequence ATGACGGTAAGCCTCGAGGACGTGCAGCAGGCGGCAGAGCGGATCGCCGGGCGGGTACGCCGTACTCCGGTGGTCGAGGTCGCACCCGGGCTCACGTTCAAGCTCGAACTGCTCCAGCACACCGGCTCGTTCAAGCCGCGCGGCGCGTTCAACCGGCTGCTCAGCGCGAAGGACAGCGGCGAACTGACCGGCCAGGGCATCGTCGCCGCATCGGGCGGCAACCATGGCCTCGCGGCGGCGTACGCGGCCCGGGAGCTCGGCGTGCCGGCGCGGATCTTCGTTCCGGAGACGACCCCGGCGGCGAAGCTCGGCAAGCTGCGGACGCTCGAAGCGGACGTCGTACAGGTCGGCAGCGAGTACGCCGAGGCGTACCAGGCGGCGCTCGCGGCGCAGGACGAGTCCGGCGCGCTGCTCGTCCACGCCTACGACCAGCCGGAGGTCGTCGCCGGTCAGGGCACGGTCGGCCTCGAGCTCCTCGAACAGGCAGGCAGGTTCGACACGGTCCTGGTCGCCGTCGGCGGAGGTGGCCTCATCGCCGGCATCGCGACGGCAATCGGTGACAACGCCCAGGTCATCGGCGTAGAGCCGGCCCTCGCCCCCACGATGCACCGCGCCCTGCAGGCCGGCGGACCATCCGACGGCCCGGTCGCCGGCGTGGCAGCCGACTCCCTGGGCGCCCGCCGCCTGGGCGATCTCGCCTTCAACGCGGTCCAGGGCCATCACGTGCGGTCCGTCCTGGTCGAGGACGACGCGATCGTTGCCGCCCGCAAACAGCTCTGGTACGACCACCACCTGGCAACCGAGCACGGCGGCGCAACGGCGTACGCGGCCCTGAGCTCAGGTGCCTACGAACCGGCGGTCGGCGAGCGGGTCGTGGTCGTCGTCTGCGGCTCGAACACCGACCCGAGCACCCTTACTTAG